Proteins from one Ictidomys tridecemlineatus isolate mIctTri1 chromosome 14, mIctTri1.hap1, whole genome shotgun sequence genomic window:
- the Defb108b gene encoding beta-defensin 108B: MKPSFLLPPAMRTSVLLFALLFFMSQVLPVRGRFKEICERPNGSCRNNCISTEVYVGRCLDGNPCCLPLGNQPGIRGTVPQDH, from the exons ATGAAGCCAAGCTTTCTTCTCCCTCCAGCCATGAGGACCTCCGTCCTCCTCTTTGCCCTTCTCTTCTTCATGAGCCAAGTTCTACCAG TCAGGGGCAGATTCAAGGAAATCTGTGAGCGACCCAACGGATCCTGCCGAAATAACTGCATCTCAACCGAGGTCTACGTGGGGAGGTGTTTGGACGGCAACCCGTGCTGCCTGCCTTTGGGGAACCAACCTGGAATCAGGGGCACCGTACCCCAGGATCACTAA
- the LOC144370566 gene encoding beta-defensin 130B-like — MRVCSLLCFLFLFVAITPKGKSGVIPGEKQCIALQGMCRDFACTPLDDIIGVCNDKKKCCRKWWIFEPYPTPVPKGKSP; from the exons ATGAGAGTCTGTTcccttctttgttttctcttcctctttgtggCTATAACACCAAAAG GAAAGTCTGGTGTTATCCCAGGAGAAAAGCAGTGCATCGCTTTGCAAGGGATGTGCAGGGATTTCGCATGCACACCTTTAGATGACATCATTGGTGTGTGCAATGATAAGAAAAAGTGTTGTAGAAAGTGGTGGATATTTGAACCCTACCCAACACCAGTTCCCAAAGGAAAATCTCCTTAG